Sequence from the Candidatus Izemoplasma sp. genome:
TAGCTAATGACCCTGTCTCATCCACTTGTAAACTACCTAAGACGGTCATATCGACATGGCCACCACGAATAATACCAAATGAGGTTGCGCTATCAAAATACATACCCCCAGGTTGCAATGTAACCGGTTGGCCACCTGCATTAGAAATATCTGGGTCAATATGGTCTTCATCAGGTTTAGGTCCTAAGCCTAATAACCCATTTTCACTTTGAAGATAAATTGTCATATGCTTTGGAATATAATTCGCTACAAGGGTGGGAAGTCCAATCCCAAGATTGACAACATCCCCATCATGTAACTCTTGAGCAACGCGCTTTGCGATAAATATTTTTGTTTCTTGTTTATTCATGGCTTTCCTCCTGACAAACATAATCAACAAATATATGTGGTGTCATCACATTGTCAGGATCAATGTGATCAACAACCTTGCGGCTATAAGCGATTGTTTTATCCGCAGCCATAGCCATTAAAGGATTAAAGTTGCGTGTTGTTTTTGCGTAAACAACATTCCCATATTGATCCGTTTTATCTGCTAAAATTAAGGCAAGATCTGCGCTTAGAGGGGTTTCTAATAAATAGGCTTTATGATCAATTTTAATAATATCTTTCCCCTCTTCAACAATGGTTCCAACACCTGTTGGTGTCAAGAATCCACCGAGTCCGTGGCCTTTAGCGCGAATTTGTTCAGCTAGTGTTCCTTGTGGTACAAGCGTTACTTGCATTTTTTCTTGGCTCATTAGTTTTCCCGCATAAGGGTTTAAGCCTATATGTGAAGCAATTAAGTGCGATACTTGATTATGCTTAATTAATTTGCCAACACCTTGTGATTCAAAGCCGGCATCATTACAAATAATCGTTAAGTTTTTAACCCCTGATTTGACGACTTCATCAATTAATGCTTCAGGGGTGCCAACACACATAAAGCCACCAACCATAAGGGTCATCCCATCAAAGAGATGCGTTGATACATTATCTAATGCTAAGTGTTTATTCATCGTTATGTTCCTGTTTTTTGGGTGGCATGACTTCAGCTTCACCAACAATCACAACCTCACCATCTTGATTCACAGCTTTACAATCTAATGTCACACGATTTTTATCAGTATTAATATGCGTGACTGTAATGGTTGCGGTAATGACATCGTTAAAATACACCGGGTTAGTAAATTTAAGTGATTGCTTAGTATAAATTGTGCCATTCCCTGGCAATTTTGTTCCAATTAGTCCTGAAAATAGTGATCCTACTAACATACCATGACTAATACGTGTTTTAAACATGGTTTGTTTCGCGTAGTCTTCATCAAAATGTGCCGGGTTATGATCTTGAATAATGTCTCCGAATTGTTCTACATCTTCTTGTGTAATTGTTTTTGATTGACGTGCTTCATCACCAATCTGAATGTCTTGAATCGATTGTCCAATCTTCATTTTTGTAACCTCCTTTAAAATATAAAAAAGCTGTTTATGTCTCCATAAACAGCTCATCATTTAAATGACAATGGGTAAAGCGTCCCTTTATCCATCAAAATATAATCTGTGGTTGACTATATTTTTCGGCGTTCAATGCCTTCACAAATTCCTACAGGTCCACACCATACACACAAATATGTTACCCATTGAACGCTCCTCTGTATCATCCCTTAACAACCGTTATTATATAGAATAATGTAAGCGTTGTCAATACTTATTTATAGGCTTTTATAAAATATTGTTCCTGCCTAAAAAAAAGAACACATAACTGTGTTCATCCTTTAGGCATCAATGAGTGAAAAGTGATCGTGAAAATGATGGTGAAATCGATCATTTAGGTGAAGTATCGTTTTGTCTCATCAATGGATATTAGCTTCATTCGAAGGCTGTGTTATATCTTAATGATTGATTAGTATGTTAGACATTGTCATCATTACCCTATCCTGTTACATGAGTATTTTCAAACAATATTACCTTTTAAGATTCATCCGCAATTTGCCATTCAAGACGCGTTTAAAGCCTTTGTAAATATCGAATGTGGCTTTGGCATCTTCTAATGCATCATGAACTTGTTGCCGTTTAATATTTTGATACAGTTTAAGACAGTTAAATAAACCAATATCGTTTTGTAAATGGAAGTAGTTTTTATGAAGCTGTAATAGGTTAATATACCGTGTCACTGGTTTAAGGGATGGTAAATCATTAACACGGTATCCATCTCTTAATGCTAAATAATCGTTTTTACCCCAAATGAAAATCGCTGGGTTGTATTCATTTAACATTGCTTCAAAGTGTTCATAAAATTCGTGAAAACTAATCCCTTTATTGACATCTTCTTGGGTGATATTCAAAAACTTTTTGGTACGTTTTGTAATCGATTTATGTCGCGTAGGTTTCACCATTGTTTCATAACGTTGAATAACATTATCATTCTTATCAACTAACAGGTATCCTACTTGAATCACTTCTTGAACAAATGTTTTATCGACATAATATGGATGCATACTCATCTCTAAGTCTAAAAAGCATTTGTAGTCTAAATTATTCAGCAAATCACGCGTTTCATGTTTATGTTTACGGGTATCATAATAGACAATATTTTCCCGCTTACGAATCGACATAATCCGAATAAAATGATCAATTGTTTCAACTTTTACACCTGAACGAACACGTGTTTGATCATCGTATATTTTAAACTGAACAAAGCGATTAGGTGTTAAGTATTTTGCCATATCACTAAAGAGTGATCGTTGAATGTAATAATATCTTATGGCGCGTTTGTGTTTGATTGCGATAATACGATCATCGGGATTAATCGCATATATTCTTCCTGTGATAACCATAATTTACTCCTTTTTTAATGCGTAGATTAAGTTTTGGGCTTGGGGCTCAGTTAATCCTAAAGCTTTTAACTCTTCTAAACTGACTAACTTCATTTTATGTATTGTTTTGTATTTTTTCAATAGTTTTTCCTTAGTTTTTTTACCAATCCCTGGAATATCGTCTAAAACAGAGTTGAAGATGCCTTTTGATCGGACATTCTTATGATAATTAACCGCAAATCGATGAGCTTCATCTTGAATCCGCGTGAGTAGATGAAAGGCATCTGAGGTTGTTTTAAGCGGCACACTTTCAAAGTTCTCTGTCAATAAATGATTGGTTGAGTGACTCTTATCTTTCACAAGTCCAG
This genomic interval carries:
- a CDS encoding MaoC family dehydratase — translated: MKIGQSIQDIQIGDEARQSKTITQEDVEQFGDIIQDHNPAHFDEDYAKQTMFKTRISHGMLVGSLFSGLIGTKLPGNGTIYTKQSLKFTNPVYFNDVITATITVTHINTDKNRVTLDCKAVNQDGEVVIVGEAEVMPPKKQEHNDE
- a CDS encoding 3-oxoacid CoA-transferase subunit A, encoding MNKHLALDNVSTHLFDGMTLMVGGFMCVGTPEALIDEVVKSGVKNLTIICNDAGFESQGVGKLIKHNQVSHLIASHIGLNPYAGKLMSQEKMQVTLVPQGTLAEQIRAKGHGLGGFLTPTGVGTIVEEGKDIIKIDHKAYLLETPLSADLALILADKTDQYGNVVYAKTTRNFNPLMAMAADKTIAYSRKVVDHIDPDNVMTPHIFVDYVCQEESHE
- a CDS encoding 3-oxoacid CoA-transferase subunit B; protein product: MNKQETKIFIAKRVAQELHDGDVVNLGIGLPTLVANYIPKHMTIYLQSENGLLGLGPKPDEDHIDPDISNAGGQPVTLQPGGMYFDSATSFGIIRGGHVDMTVLGSLQVDETGSLANWIIPGKLVPGMGGAMDLVTGARKVIIAMTHTNKGNPKILKRCTLPLTAEHEVDMIITEMGVMTIEDDGIHLIEYNPMFTLEDIQAHTEANLIIDNPKQMVVN
- a CDS encoding exonuclease domain-containing protein, producing the protein MVITGRIYAINPDDRIIAIKHKRAIRYYYIQRSLFSDMAKYLTPNRFVQFKIYDDQTRVRSGVKVETIDHFIRIMSIRKRENIVYYDTRKHKHETRDLLNNLDYKCFLDLEMSMHPYYVDKTFVQEVIQVGYLLVDKNDNVIQRYETMVKPTRHKSITKRTKKFLNITQEDVNKGISFHEFYEHFEAMLNEYNPAIFIWGKNDYLALRDGYRVNDLPSLKPVTRYINLLQLHKNYFHLQNDIGLFNCLKLYQNIKRQQVHDALEDAKATFDIYKGFKRVLNGKLRMNLKR